From the Oryzias latipes chromosome 22, ASM223467v1 genome, one window contains:
- the mrpl33 gene encoding 39S ribosomal protein L33, mitochondrial, which translates to MFLTTVNLAKAKSKTILVQMVSAAGTGYCFNTKRNRLREKLVLRKHDPFVNKHVLFLEKKKIRSI; encoded by the exons atgtttttaaccacCGTAAACT TGGCCAAGGCTAAATCGAA GACCATCCTGGTCCAGATGGTGAGCGCCGCGGGGACGGGCTACTGCTTCAACACCAAGAGAAACCGGCTCAGAGAGAAGCTGGTGCTCCGGAAACACGACCCGTTCG TGAACAAGCACGTCCTGTTCTTGGAGAAGAAGAAGATCCGATCCATTTAG